From Zea mays cultivar B73 chromosome 3, Zm-B73-REFERENCE-NAM-5.0, whole genome shotgun sequence:
TAAGTATAAATAAATACATCCAGATcataaataaaatatataaataaaatatcccacaatgcaatgcatattcgGTTTAGTTTAATTTCACTATATAATCATGCGAGAGGCCCGATCCactatgagcacgactgatatatcaattttatactctgcagaggtggcacatttATACCCATAAATTCGTGTTTCCCTTCTAGCATGGGTTTGCAAGCTCCTTGGACACTTCTAAGGTGAATagatagggatccactacgagatcTTTACAACATTCCACTAACCCGAGAAAACTCATTACGATTTCAGGCAGAGGGGTATAGGAATCTATCGTCCAAAGAGCTATCATAGATAAATCGATTCGACAACCTCCCTATAATTGTGGCAACtcttccccgcttgcccctttcggtaAGGTTCTCACACACTAGCTTCACTATGTAATTAGCTAAGGACATCTCATTCCACCCTTTGGTAACATTGTTGTCTCGGATTGatgctccatgttctaattaaacaCACATCTTTATCGTGTACAATAATAATAAGACAACAATAACCGTAAAGTGTGATCATAATTCATATGGAGAATTAATCTCAAAACCAGGTAGAGAAACAGTAATACTACCAAATAATTCATTTGTATGCGAGGTGTAGGGTAAACAAGACTATATGTAACAGGTTCCATCAATTTAACCTAAGTGTGTAGCGGTGAGAACATAATCATAAATATTGTTAGGTCAAAGATTAAACCTTGGGACACTGAGGTACTAGCAGCACAAGTGAAAGCGAGAGAAAAGATGACAACATCATAAAACATCCATAAACCTAGATAGAAAGGCGACGACCGTGATTATGATGAACTTTCTTCCTTTTGCACGCTAGTCTCTTCCTATATATTGCTAGTAGTCTTAGAGAGTGTTTGATTTTTCTGACTAGAGTATAGTTCGTGCCATATTAAATTTTAAATGCTAATTATATGTATTAAATATAGTATAGTCATAAAACCAATTATTGAGGGGAAGACTAGACGTCGAGATAGATTTATTAAGCATAATTAGTCCATATTAGCAAATGACTATTGTAGCATCACATGAACAAATAATGAACATTCATCTTGCCATTTAGTTCTCATTTGTATAATTAGATTTATAATTAGACTGTAATTAATACTTTTAACTATGATTCAGACATTCAATATAAcatgaactaaagtttagtctctgAATCTATATAAACATATTATTAGTGTTCTATATATTGCTAGTAGTCTTAGAGAGTGTTTGGTTTTTTCTGAATAGAGTATAGTTCGTGTCATATTAAAGTTCAAATGCTAATTACATGCATTAAATATAGTCTAGTTATAAAACTAATTATTAAGGTGAAGACTAGACGCCGAGATAGATTTATTAAGCATAATTAGTCCATAATTAGCAAATGATTATTGTAGTATCACATGAACAAATAATTGACATTCATCTTGTCATTTAGTTTTCATTTGTATAATTAGATTTATAATTAGACTGTAATTAATACTTTTAGCTATGATTCAGACATTCAATATAAcatgaactaaactttagtctctgaGTCCACCCCCTAATTACATAAACATATTATTAGTGTTCTCTTATATCGTAATCGTCTCTTCTCCATACGTTCAACATCAGCCGCTCACAGGCGTCGAACACGCACCAGCAGTCCGGGTACCAGCCTCATCGTTGTTCCCGTGCTCTTTTTGGAGTCTTGTTGCGCGCACCGGCAGCTGCGACCTGCGGGTGTGACGTGCGTGTGCGTGTGTCGCCACCTGCTTCCTCCGTTCGAAAAACGTCCTCTAGATTCCCTCCCAATTCTTTAGGGCCATGGCCAGCTGAGATCACGTCGGATCGGATCGGTCGGTCACCGTCAACCAAACACGCGCACGGAATCCGTTTGAATGGAGAGAAAAAAAATCCAAACGACGCTGCCATTGTTGCGTTGCGACGCTCGTGCTGGCTCGGAAACGACACCGTGCTTCTCTTTCTTGTTGATTGATGGTGATTGGGGAACAGGCGGAATGTACATGCATGGATCGAGATGATGACGATCCAGCCGCGCTACTGTTTATGAACGCAAAAACGAAATCAAACGGTACGGGACGGGATGAAATCTCTCCCTACTTCCCCGACACACACTAGCTTATTGCAAGCAGGAAGAACGACAGCAGTGAGAGGTCACGGATGGGATCGGAACAACAGGGATCAGCGAGGAGATGCATGCTGAAAAGGAATTAATGAGAGCCTTCCCTATTAGCAGCACCCGATTAATCATCCCGGTCGGGCGGTCGATCGGTTCACCTTCACCACCTCCTCTGCAGGAAGAACAATTCGCGatcccgccgctcggccgccgccgcggcgGCGTCCGACGCGCGCCGATCGAACCGGCTCACGACGGCGGTGCGGAAGTCGAACGCGTCCTGCGCCTGCGCGCGGGTATTGCACGGCTTGTGCATGCCCACGCCGGCGCCGCCCAGGCTCGCGCGGGCCTCCAGGACCACCTCGCTGAGCGGCACCCGCTTCcgggccggctgctgctgctgctcctgcTGCTCCAGCGGCCGCTGCTTCGGCGCGCTCTGCGACCGGGACGACGACTTGGCCTCCGACGACCGCGTGCTCGACATGTACCCGGGACAGCCGGGCGACGCGGCGAGGTAGCCGCCGCCGTTGCCCCCGGCGCCGCAGACGCTCCTGGCGGGGGTCGGCGGCGCGCAGCGGGGCGTGCACTGCGCCGTCGCCGGCCGCGGCTTCTCCGGCGCGCACCAGTCGTAGTCCGGGAAGTGGCGCGACGTGGGCACCGCGATGCGCGGGGGCAGGTGGTGGTACTGGTGCAGGTGctggcacggcggcggcggcggcggcggcaggagcGGCGACGACACCGACTGCGCGTACCACTCGTCCTCGGTGCGCAGGGACGACGCGCGCGACCGGGGCCGCGCCGTGTCCATCTCCACGATCTTGGGGCTCCGGTCGTACCCGCCTCCGTACGACGCCGACTCGATGCTCGCGGACAAGCGCCGGCTGTACGCCGCCACGCCGTGCTCGCTGCGCGTGTCGTCACCGTACCGCTCTTGCTGCCGACACAAGCAACGCGGGGCCACGGACAGAGCGGGTTTCCCTTGGTTAGACAACAGAGCCAACCACGGGCGCGACGGATGGACTGCGGCGGCTTGCTTCGCCGCAAAGGCACGGACTCGGAGGGCTGGAGGTCGGTGGTTGACTTACCAGCGAGAAGCGCGCGCGGACGGGAGGGTGGTGGTGGAGGGGCGGGAGCGCGGGTAGCGCGCGGCTGTAGCGGGCGGCGCGGACGGCTGCCTGCGCGCGGACGAGCGCCTGCATGCTCTGCAGCGTCGCCGCCGCCTGCCGCCGCACCAGGTAGCCGCGCACCAGCGCCTGCAGCTTCACCAGCGCCTTCAGCGCTCGCAGCGCCTTCTTCGCCTGCAACGAAACGATTCATCAGACGAATTTGgatagcagagagagagagagagagagagagaaacttaAGCTAAATCATGTGATGATTAATTGGTACAGGGGAGGGGGCAAAAAAGAATCTTTAGTGAACAGTGGAACAGTATTCAGACGAGCCGACTGTTGCATGGTCCCCTGTGTCTGTGCGCGTATGTGTAATGTGTTTGTGGAGTGAGTGACCACAGAAGAAGAAAGAGTGGAAGACGAAGGAGGGATCAATCAAGAGGAGAAAGCCAGGTAGCTAGCCAGCCACTGACCAAGAAGCGTCTGAATGCCGTCTGGATCTTGACGGCGGCGCCGGCGCGGCCGCGGGGGTCCAGCACGGGCACCGGCCCTCCGCCGCCGAAGACCGGGCCCTGGCTGGTGAGCCGGACGACCTCGACCGCGGCCTGCGCGGCGGCCACGGCCGcgtccgccgccgccgctgtgGCCGCGGCGACGGCGATGGCGTGCTTGCTCTGCTGCCGCCCCGTGTCGTCGTAGAGCGACTTGAGCCACGCGGCCTCGGCGGCCCGCGCGATCGCCGCGTTGCCACCGCCGCGCACGGAGCCCTCGGTCGCCGCCGCGGCGGCCTCGGCCGAGTCCCGCGAGGACCTCGCGAAGCTCCAGCGCTTCCTGTCCGCGGTGGGCGGCGCCGGCGAGGCCCGCCTCTCCTGGTCTTTCCTCCCGCCGCCGAGCAGGCCGCGGAGCCACCTCGCCGCCTTGCCCATCCCCGGAATTCGCAGCCGGCAAGTGAAGCTCGGCTCCGCTCCGCTCCGAGCCTAGCGGGGGACTGAGTCACTGAGGTGCGGTAGAACTAGAAGCAGCTGAAGTGAGGGGGTGGCAACGGCCGGTGGAGTTAGAAAAATGGAGCCTGGGACTGGGACTGCGAGTTTGAATAAGAGAGGGAAAGCAGGGGAGGAGCGGGTTTGGAATAAAACGAGAGGAGGGCGGGCCATTAGCGGACAAGAGCACCCGGAAAGATGCAGCGCAAGAAGGCAGAGACGACGGGTCGGGGGACCCTCTCCTCTCCTCACGCTGCTACTAGCTGAATATTCGTGTGTTTTTTGTGCGGCGTGTAAACCGACTTAGCTGACGCCCTAGTAGCTGGCTGCGCAAAGGCACGAGATGGACGACGGGTCGGGGGACCCTCTCCTCTCCTCACGCTGCTACTAGCTGAATATTCGTGTGTTTTTTGTGCGGCGTGTAAACCGACTTAGCTGACGCCCTAGTAGCTGGCTGCGCAAAGGCACGAGATGGACGACGGGATTAAAGAAAAAAGAAATGGGCGTCGCCGTCCCAAATCCAAGAGGTTTTTTTGAGTTGGTGCGTGCGCCGTGGACGATGAGTTCAAAAAGCGGCAGGATCAGTTCAAAAGGCGCGACGAAGGTGCTGGCGCTGCTGCTGGCGGTGATGTGTCTAATGGCGGCAGTGACGTCGTGGCTCGTGTACTACTGATGTGCAGTTGCAGTGGTAGTACTACTAGTCGTGTGAGTGTGATGGATGGATGTATCGCGATCGCAAGGGCAGGGACATACTATGATACTGACACTTGTATATTATACAACTGTGATCATAATAAAGTACTCCATGCTTTGTCCTTAATTTATAAAGTATATATATTATAAAAAAACACAAAGTCAAGAAAGCTTTCGTACCTGCAAAGAGAGCAAGATGGTGCGGTGAAATTTACAAAAAAGGTTTGTCCTTAATTTGGCGCAGGTGTCTCTCATACTTCAACTGTGCTGCACTGCATGATCTGCGTCTTGGCAGCCTGTGTGTGTCCAGCATGGATTTTGATTGGCTGATATCGCGTTCTGACCTGGTTTATATCAGCTCCAGTCAGCTAGGTTAGATTGGGTTGGCATAGTCTCTGCTTGTTTGTGTTTTATCGAACCAATTTTTTGAAAGAGGCAGAAGTACCTTGTTTTTGTATAAAAAGCATACAGAGGTTTGATACAAACGCCGACACCCATGCTCGACTAGCTCGGTTATCCGTTTATGATACTGTTGGATCGTGCATATATATAATCACGCAAAACATTATTTACGCTATAAACTGTACTAGCTagacaaaaagaaaagaaacataTATAAAAACAAGTACCAAAGCCTCCAGTGACAAACATCTAGCTAGGATTAAACAAAAAACAACCAAAGACTTGTCGTAGAAGCCTCTCTGTTTCCATGACTTCGTTTTTCCTTATCTTCAGCAACATTAGGGCATGTACGACTCTAAGCCCTTGGATCATTAGCAATATACGAGCAATTAGTGTATATATGTAGCGCCaaatttctttttttcttttttttttttcaTCCGATGGGATACGCGCATGTAAAACATTATTTACGCTATAAACTGTACTAGCTagacaaaaagaaaagaaacataAAAACAACTACCAAAGCCCTCCAGTGGCAAACATCTAGCACGGATTAAACCAAAAACAACCAAAGACTTATCGTAGAAGCCTATCTATTTCCATGACTTCGTTTTTTCTTATTTTCAACAACATTAGGGCATGAACGACCCTGAGCCCTTGGATCATTAGCAATATACGAGCAACCGTAGCAATGTACGAGCAATTAGTATATATATGTAGCGCCAAGtttcatttatttatttatttgcatCCGATGGGATACGCTCAGATATAACAAGTACGACGTGCAACCAATGAGTATGAAGCTCCTTCCCGCCAGCTTGATTGCCCATCTCGTGAACGCCAACGCCACACCAGTTTGACTTGTGCATGTCGTACAGCACTCATAGTCATACATACATCAGGCGTGCATGGCGCATGGGTTGGAACTTGGAAAGTGCTACGTAGCTGCATGTACTGTGGCAGTGGCCTCGGCAAGGGtgggggctgggctgggctggctcCTGTGGGCAGCCACTGCCCACTGTCCCGTGCAAAGCAAAGCAAAAGCGGCCGCGATGAGTCACCCACCGCGCGCGACGGTGGCGCAAAAGGATCTTTTGCGATGAAGGCGCGGGGGCCGTATACAGCACAGGTGGATGCATGCACGGCACGGGGAGCTGACAGCTGAGAT
This genomic window contains:
- the LOC103649639 gene encoding protein IQ-DOMAIN 14; its protein translation is MGKAARWLRGLLGGGRKDQERRASPAPPTADRKRWSFARSSRDSAEAAAAATEGSVRGGGNAAIARAAEAAWLKSLYDDTGRQQSKHAIAVAAATAAAADAAVAAAQAAVEVVRLTSQGPVFGGGGPVPVLDPRGRAGAAVKIQTAFRRFLAKKALRALKALVKLQALVRGYLVRRQAAATLQSMQALVRAQAAVRAARYSRALPALPPLHHHPPVRARFSLQERYGDDTRSEHGVAAYSRRLSASIESASYGGGYDRSPKIVEMDTARPRSRASSLRTEDEWYAQSVSSPLLPPPPPPPCQHLHQYHHLPPRIAVPTSRHFPDYDWCAPEKPRPATAQCTPRCAPPTPARSVCGAGGNGGGYLAASPGCPGYMSSTRSSEAKSSSRSQSAPKQRPLEQQEQQQQPARKRVPLSEVVLEARASLGGAGVGMHKPCNTRAQAQDAFDFRTAVVSRFDRRASDAAAAAAERRDRELFFLQRRW